GAAATTTCTATACAAAGAATAAAAGGGTGGTTTGGTTAGAAACATAATTCCTATCTTTTCCATAAATGCGGAAAAACAAACTTACTCCATCCACTGAAtttgtaatttgatttttttaggaACAATTCATTTATCATCATTGGCTAGAAATCCACGAGCACAGATTTTATACATTGTTGATGATATTGTTGAGAAACACAAGAGATTACAGGATTACTGGTCTTTACATGATACCAAATTTCTTACCAGCAAAGAAAGTGATGTCATTTTTAGCGACCCAAAGTAATGTACATtacaattcgaaaaaaaattattatgtttaaaattttacaatttatttttcagagTACATGCTGTAGTTGTAGCCACACCAACTTTCGCACACGAACATATTGTAAAATCAGCATTAAATGCTAAAAAAGCTGTATTTTGTGAAAAGCCACTTGCTCAAGAACGTAATGTCTGCATCGAGTTATATAAACTATCAAAGGAAGTTGGTAAACCATTATTAACAGCTTTTAACAGGTAAACTGAAAATTGAGCTCATTTACTCAAGGTGAGGTTGTGTAAGAGTAGCTGTCCTGACGTGTGACAAACTTAgacatagggtccgttgtgatattgATAACAGGGTTGGCACATCCCAGGTCACTACCCCATGAAccttataaaattcatttgttaacaaatatacaaatgCGGTTTTAATTTTCAGACGTTTTGACCCATCATTCTCTAATATAAGAGATCGTGTACACAAAGGAGAAGTAGGTCATGTTCAAACAATTAAATGCTGCAACCGGGATTCGCCAATACCAAGTTTTGGCTACATCAAAACATCCggtaagtttaatttatttgaattgattgaattaatattGACCTTTGACGTCATAGTTCAACATCTACTTCTATTACTTTCTGATCTTAAACTCTTAAACTAATTATAAATCGTAACTTTTACAGTTGGCATTTACCATGACTGCTGTATTCACGATATTGACACATTATGTTGGGTTTTGGGTgaatttccaacaaaagttaGTTCTATGGGCTACACACATGTTGAAGAACTTAAAGCTATTGATGATTTTGACACGGTTTCTGTCACTTTATTGTATCCTAGTGGAACCATTGGAATGATTGAATTAAGTCGTAACAGTTGTTATGGATATGACCAACGCCTTGAGGTAAGGGATGAAGTGCCTATCCCTTTCAGCTGCATTTACACACAAGATTAACAAATCTCACCCGCCATCCCGATTTcctgtttttttcttaatcatctatttttttaagggctttctttatatataaaattacctACAATACCACAGTAAATACTTTAATAATCGGCAAATAAACacgaattttctatttttgtcaaaatttactGTCTCCAATTTATACATAAGATTATTTTgatcgaaaaatacaaaaattggatttaTTTAACTAGTAGGCGAGTATTTTTGAAGGCGAGTAGATATTGCTTGCTCGCATTACGGCGAAAGTAGATATGATATTGCTCTGAGATATCGATTTTACTAAACTATACATTGAGTTATAACTTATatcaaattaacatttaaaatgtctttcaGGTTTTTGGACCACGTGGAATGATCCGTGCTGATAATGAACAACCAATCCACTGTATTGATAGTCAAATAGGTCTTACTGGTATTAAAACAGCTCCAATTTGGTATTCATACCCATCACGCTATCATGTTGCCTACCAAGCCGAAATGGAACATTTCTTTGATTTAGTTGAAGGGAAAGCTAACGAACCATTTATAAAAGGTCATGAAATATTAGCTGTAAACAAAATTGCAGCAGCTGCTGAAGAATCAGCCAGAACAGGCAAATTTATTGATCTAACATGGACAAAAgatgattttgaaatataacagaaattctaaataaattccAGAACAAAAAAATACCTAATTTGTCCTGTTTATATCTTcccataataaataaatttacatctTACCAtagcaatatttattattttgatatcgaTGCTCATTTCGAAGAATTTATCAATTGCTTATAGActataatcaataaaaagaCTATCAGTTTACATAatcaaatatcttttatttccTTAATAATATTAGCACAGTGTGATATCTAATGAAGTGGCTTGCTAATGAATCACAAGAAAAAACTATCGGGAGATATGAAAATAGGGAACTAATTCTGAGTAGTCTCCAAAGATGGGGAATGGGATGTTATATACTTAAAGTATTTGTCAACCGACGTATCTTTTTACGGCATCAGAGTCTGAATGAATTAACCTTGAATGGTAATAAGGTCTCAAAGAATACATTTGGGTTCGATTCACTCAACAACAGAGTTGTGAAGTCTTTCGGAATAGGAtcgaaatatattcaaattttgtcgCAATTAATGACGTCGAAACCTTCGACCATGCATACAGACATCAAATGTCGCGTGCGTCTGACACCTACGCTGACTTAGATAGCATTCTGATAATCTTTTGAtggaattaaatttcataaaatgtgtaaaaaggtgTAATGTAAGTTATAATGTCGTTAAACCGTGACCAAAGTAAACATTTTGCTATTATCACATTTCATAAAGTcgtgtaataatttaattgttttatgtattattcaaataatctaaacatgtttattaaatatacatttaattatttaatttcgaaagaaatatttattctaaatatgattgtataattatattgtataatttGAATGACATGGAAAAATCCAGAAATACTGACCTATCTTCTAGAAGCCttggaattaaatttaataaatcatctAACAGATTGAAACGGCATGCATTCATACTTAAGTCTAATTGGTTTAGCTACTTCCATCAACTTACCTATACCGAACAGTGATAATGAACTATCATAATATTatagtacaaaatatttaataatcttcGATGATGCCATACTTCGAAATGTTTTCGTCGTATCATGGACTGCTTTCATTACAAGTTATAGAAATGAATAAGGCAAGAAATGTAGACTGACCCTATACATAAGGGTAGCTCAGCAAATGATAGCTTTTCAAATTACTCTATAAAATTTGTTGGCCTCTTCaaagtttaattgaatttttgttgataccCAACGAACAAAAATTcgtaattatttaatgaaagtcCCGGGAGCAAAAAAACTGGGGGCCTAAATTAACTGTTTTGTTTTATCAAGTAACTGCAATACTTacaatcccaccaaaaacataaatgtgtaaaaaggcgtagatgtcacagaattccaataaactcaattacgtcagcccaaaaaagttgtgaaatcccgtagagaaaaaaattcttcgaaaaaaaattataaaaatggcataaatttattgagtaacttttccgtaaagaaacattaaagtattacattagcaacttttcggtgacttcatacctacacgcaccataggagaacaaaagataatcgttaaccccctactatctccctcctcccctctaatgttatgacgttataattttttcacaacttttattaaacatcaaaatttaaatttaaacaatcaaagtattctttagattaaagtcaagcacctacttaacaaaggcctaattttttttactaaagtacgaaaattattggtttaaatttcttgtgtaagtttctccttagtacgtatttatttaatattttacttcgcaagttttcggaatacaaaaaacgaatctaaaaataaaaaacttgcgaagtaaaatattaaataaatacgtactaaggagaaacttacacaagaaatttaaaccaataattttcgtactttagtaaaaaaaattaggcctttgttaagtaggtgcttgactttaatctaaagaatactttgattgtttaaatttaaattttgatgtttaataaaagttgtgaaaaaattataacgtcataacatctcaacattatagctcaagtagtttctgagatataagggtgtgaaaaagggctatttgacgtcctgtatatatagtcacagaaaaagcatacacatttcacatatacatcatcatacattacactttcaattttcgattttccattttaaactaatttacgCTTCGCACTTCTGTGCTATATGatcaaattttcttaagattaaaatttaagtttgttAGGAATTGTTTTATAAGAACTTTTCGATTTCAAATTCTTGCTCGAAattctaaaatcaatttttttttcttcacataTTTGAGTtgatgaaaaacagaaaaacgATTAATATAGACAAGATGAAGATAACCTACGATGCGTAGATACCTACGATGTTAATCACAAAACTATATTTCATCAAGCTTGGCGTTGAATTTTGCCCAAAGAAAATGCTTTATTTTTGCAATAAcagaaattcgaaaattttttgataaagtagGAAcctatctaattttattttggaatgaG
This genomic interval from Chrysoperla carnea chromosome 1, inChrCarn1.1, whole genome shotgun sequence contains the following:
- the LOC123305312 gene encoding uncharacterized oxidoreductase YrbE-like, whose product is MATKQFKDISPYKRTIGTPSEDYLYSKYETDLAAKVTTSVNVTNVAIFGIGRAGTIHLSSLARNPRAQILYIVDDIVEKHKRLQDYWSLHDTKFLTSKESDVIFSDPKVHAVVVATPTFAHEHIVKSALNAKKAVFCEKPLAQERNVCIELYKLSKEVGKPLLTAFNRRFDPSFSNIRDRVHKGEVGHVQTIKCCNRDSPIPSFGYIKTSVGIYHDCCIHDIDTLCWVLGEFPTKVSSMGYTHVEELKAIDDFDTVSVTLLYPSGTIGMIELSRNSCYGYDQRLEVFGPRGMIRADNEQPIHCIDSQIGLTGIKTAPIWYSYPSRYHVAYQAEMEHFFDLVEGKANEPFIKGHEILAVNKIAAAAEESARTGKFIDLTWTKDDFEI